Proteins encoded by one window of Acidimicrobiales bacterium:
- a CDS encoding transglutaminaseTgpA domain-containing protein, translating to MTLVTDPEVESVAPEATDPDPTRDVSVDLAAANGGAPDDETTDEAGVPLRIALAVAFPTLAAAVMVGGIFVGATPYIHAGVAGVAGIALAVGVARIRRPLLANAVVVAGIVAVGLVLLATAGVGRVFQVGDLIAAAARESNLAQPPVPFDAGWHAIVGWLMAIVGFATGWVALVVRRPALALIVPMPLAALAGISVPEDAQVASGAAVLVLFAIGLGLLSSEQATDPDGQRPSIGYEVRKALKALPLIAVVTAALVGLAQTDFLFPPPLIDPAREPQTPKTVPLSEVEDRVLFTVESELSGPWRIGSLDIFDSSDSTWKLPPVADSAIEPVPSDGFVDRSLAPRARARFTVAGLGGVVLPGLPNTVGIIAAGPKLSYDSRNGNVRLAEGEVEPGLTYEVAAAGLPTVAELRQVTSEPPVSVRPFTEIGSPSPSAAELIARAETELDNRWDRFDFLRTHVLDNVVASGAGTPAAITDDRVEDMLTGSMTGSPFEIVALQGMFARWVGVPSRLGYGYDGGEVVNDILEVRPRNGATFVEVHFEGFGWLPVVGTPKKAEPSVGSEGEQQLDPSILPSDDIAVQLFLPILVPPASVLGAQVLRIALAVALAALVIGTVYVLWPAARKSIVRSRRRSAALAAGPQARVALAYAEWRDAAADLGFVHPTDTPLAFLERFHTDEEHEELAWLTTRALWGDLRDDVTGDMANTAEELSRTLRRRLASSQPATVRAVAAVSRIAQRRPYAPDTDLTQTDRARLGRRRRGQERTDAPVPV from the coding sequence ATGACCCTCGTGACCGACCCCGAGGTCGAGTCCGTCGCCCCTGAAGCGACCGACCCCGACCCGACGCGCGACGTCAGCGTCGATCTCGCTGCCGCCAACGGCGGGGCACCCGACGACGAGACCACCGACGAGGCGGGCGTCCCGCTTCGGATCGCCCTCGCCGTCGCCTTCCCCACCCTCGCCGCCGCCGTCATGGTCGGTGGGATCTTCGTCGGCGCCACCCCTTACATCCACGCCGGTGTGGCGGGCGTCGCCGGCATCGCGCTGGCGGTCGGGGTGGCCCGCATCCGCCGGCCGCTCCTCGCCAACGCCGTCGTGGTGGCCGGCATCGTCGCCGTCGGCCTGGTCCTGCTCGCCACCGCCGGGGTCGGGCGCGTCTTCCAGGTCGGCGACCTGATCGCCGCCGCCGCGCGCGAGAGCAACCTGGCGCAGCCGCCGGTCCCCTTCGACGCAGGCTGGCACGCCATCGTCGGCTGGCTCATGGCCATCGTCGGCTTTGCCACCGGGTGGGTCGCCCTGGTGGTCCGCCGCCCCGCCCTCGCCCTGATCGTGCCCATGCCCCTCGCCGCCCTCGCCGGGATCAGCGTCCCCGAGGACGCCCAGGTCGCCAGCGGCGCAGCCGTGCTCGTGCTCTTCGCCATCGGCCTCGGCCTGCTGTCGTCGGAGCAGGCGACCGACCCCGACGGCCAGCGTCCCTCGATCGGCTACGAGGTGCGCAAGGCCCTCAAGGCCCTCCCCCTGATCGCGGTGGTCACCGCCGCCCTCGTCGGCCTGGCTCAGACCGACTTCTTGTTCCCTCCTCCCCTGATCGACCCGGCACGTGAGCCGCAGACCCCCAAGACGGTGCCGCTCAGCGAGGTGGAGGACCGCGTGCTCTTCACCGTCGAGTCCGAGCTGAGCGGTCCCTGGCGGATCGGCAGCCTCGACATCTTCGACTCGTCGGACAGCACCTGGAAGCTGCCACCGGTGGCCGACAGCGCCATCGAGCCCGTCCCCTCCGACGGCTTCGTCGACCGCAGCCTCGCCCCCAGGGCCCGTGCCCGCTTCACCGTCGCCGGCCTCGGCGGGGTCGTCCTGCCCGGCCTGCCCAACACCGTGGGCATCATCGCCGCGGGGCCCAAGCTCAGCTACGACTCCCGCAACGGCAACGTGCGCCTCGCCGAGGGCGAGGTCGAGCCCGGCCTGACCTACGAGGTGGCGGCCGCCGGTTTGCCCACCGTCGCCGAGCTGCGGCAGGTGACCAGTGAGCCGCCGGTGTCGGTGCGCCCGTTCACCGAGATCGGGTCGCCTTCGCCTTCCGCAGCCGAGCTCATCGCCCGTGCCGAGACCGAGCTCGACAACCGGTGGGACCGCTTCGACTTCCTCCGGACCCACGTCCTCGACAACGTCGTCGCTTCCGGCGCCGGCACCCCCGCGGCGATCACCGACGACCGGGTCGAGGACATGCTCACCGGCTCGATGACCGGCTCGCCGTTCGAGATCGTGGCCCTCCAGGGGATGTTTGCCCGGTGGGTCGGCGTGCCCAGCCGGCTGGGCTACGGCTACGACGGCGGTGAGGTCGTCAACGACATCCTCGAGGTGCGTCCCCGCAACGGCGCAACCTTCGTCGAGGTCCACTTCGAGGGCTTCGGCTGGCTGCCCGTGGTCGGCACGCCCAAGAAAGCCGAGCCCAGCGTGGGCAGCGAGGGTGAGCAGCAGCTCGACCCGAGCATCCTGCCGAGCGACGACATCGCCGTGCAGCTCTTCCTTCCGATCCTGGTGCCTCCGGCCAGCGTGCTCGGTGCCCAGGTCCTGCGGATCGCCCTCGCTGTCGCGCTGGCCGCGCTGGTGATCGGCACGGTGTACGTCCTGTGGCCGGCAGCGCGGAAGTCGATCGTGCGCTCGCGGCGTCGGTCGGCGGCACTCGCCGCCGGGCCCCAGGCGCGGGTCGCCCTGGCCTACGCCGAGTGGCGTGACGCGGCCGCCGACCTCGGCTTCGTCCACCCGACGGACACACCGCTGGCATTCCTCGAGCGCTTCCACACCGATGAGGAGCACGAGGAGCTGGCCTGGCTCACCACCCGGGCCCTGTGGGGCGACCTGCGCGACGATGTCACCGGCGACATGGCGAACACCGCCGAGGAGCTCTCCCGGACCCTCCGACGCCGGCTGGCCTCGTCTCAGCCCGCCACCGTCCGGGCGGTTGCCGCGGTCTCCAGGATCGCCCAGCGCCGGCCCTACGCCCCCGACACCGATCTCACCCAGACCGACCGCGCCCGCCTGGGCCGCCGTCGCCGAGGACAGGAGCGAACCGATGCACCGGTCCCCGTGTGA
- a CDS encoding MFS transporter, translated as MTTTEQPSRPRREQPLTAGASTEVEDRPDDRPNDVDLPGSAGTPDFLQHDEVADRRSLLARALADLRSYASLRGTQYGLAPVVVLGSITFFQRLDSTAFSIAAPFIAQELEINILQLIGILQVVGVFSILAALGAGWYADRHPRVPFVAIGTFFSGLFSMATGQMRTAFTLGTTLVGDQVADEASAVPRFSLIADYYPPQTRGRVFALLGMFRNAATLIAPLVAGTLIFTLGFRVSYLFLGAPLVVLGVVAAIVLREPVRGYMERRSLGVDEEHSTVEDEPLSFAEGWRTVFAIRTVRRLFAARVIGDAPLIVTGLFVVLFLREEYNLNAFQIGMAFTPAAAASLAGSAYGGAIIDRLLGRNPGRVLTVVGLFAIPSSIGLALFALRPPLLAIVVLQAMIGFGASLTGPALGAIYSQVIPPRVRTQGLQVLNLTELPGLVIFTPIFGLMQFEYGYETVFLFAAPLVAIGGLVAATAGGFFELDIRASFATAVADREWREAKAAGRAKMLVCRGVEVDYDGVKVLFGVDLDVEEGEIVALLGTNGAGKSTLLRAISGSKEASAGAIVFDGRDITHMPPHEVAGRRVIHMPGGRGVFPGLSVQENLLLGGWLTDDADEVARRLADVYEIFPVLAERADQMASSLSGGEQQQLSLAQSFLADPKLLMIDELSLGLSPVAVGALIEIVREIHRRGVTVIVVEQSVNVALTLADRAVFMEKGEVRFSGPTSELLARPDILRAVYVKGTGALTDGPLRAGTKVGGDAGEVRKVLEVEGLVKRFGGITAVNGASFHLGEGEVLGLIGPNGAGKTTIFDMISGQLRPDEGIIRLDGVDITSMSPEERARRKLVRRFQDARMFPSLTVFETLLVALEQRLEVKSTALNAVAMPRARAAERRLRVRAERLIELLELGQYRDAFVKELSTGLRRIVDLACVLAAEPRVLLLDEPSSGIAQREAEGLVPLLKRIRYETGCSLLIIEHDMPLISAVSDELVALDQGAVVLRGTPEVVLEDERVITSYLGTSEAAVNRSGSLS; from the coding sequence ATGACGACCACCGAGCAGCCCTCCCGGCCCCGGCGCGAGCAGCCGCTCACCGCCGGCGCGTCGACCGAAGTCGAGGACCGTCCCGACGATCGCCCGAATGACGTCGACCTCCCCGGCTCGGCGGGCACGCCCGACTTCCTGCAGCACGACGAGGTCGCCGACCGCCGCTCGCTGCTGGCCCGGGCCCTGGCCGACCTGCGCTCCTACGCCAGCCTGCGGGGCACCCAATACGGCCTGGCACCCGTGGTCGTGCTCGGGTCCATCACCTTCTTCCAGCGCCTCGACTCCACCGCGTTCAGCATCGCCGCGCCGTTCATCGCCCAGGAGCTGGAGATCAACATCCTCCAGCTCATCGGCATCCTCCAGGTCGTGGGCGTCTTCTCGATCCTCGCCGCCCTCGGTGCCGGCTGGTACGCCGACCGCCACCCCCGGGTGCCGTTCGTCGCCATCGGCACGTTCTTCTCCGGCCTGTTCTCCATGGCCACCGGCCAGATGCGCACCGCGTTCACCCTCGGCACCACCCTGGTGGGCGACCAGGTCGCCGACGAGGCCAGCGCCGTCCCCCGGTTCTCGCTGATCGCCGACTACTACCCGCCCCAGACCCGCGGCCGGGTCTTCGCCCTGCTGGGGATGTTCCGCAATGCCGCAACCCTGATCGCCCCGCTGGTGGCCGGCACGCTGATCTTCACCTTGGGCTTCCGGGTCTCGTACCTGTTCCTCGGCGCTCCCCTCGTCGTCCTCGGCGTGGTGGCAGCCATCGTCCTCCGCGAGCCGGTCCGGGGGTACATGGAGCGCCGCTCCCTCGGTGTCGACGAGGAGCACTCCACGGTGGAGGACGAGCCCCTCTCCTTCGCCGAGGGGTGGCGAACCGTCTTCGCCATCCGCACGGTGCGGCGCCTCTTCGCCGCCAGGGTGATCGGAGACGCGCCGCTCATCGTGACTGGCCTGTTCGTGGTGCTGTTCCTGCGCGAGGAGTACAACCTCAACGCCTTCCAGATCGGCATGGCCTTCACCCCGGCCGCCGCCGCCTCGCTCGCCGGGTCCGCCTACGGTGGCGCCATCATCGACCGCCTGCTCGGGCGCAACCCGGGCCGGGTGCTCACCGTGGTGGGGCTCTTCGCCATCCCCAGTTCGATCGGTCTGGCGCTGTTCGCCCTGCGGCCACCGCTGCTCGCCATCGTCGTGCTCCAGGCCATGATCGGCTTCGGGGCGTCGCTGACCGGCCCTGCGCTGGGTGCCATCTACTCCCAGGTGATCCCGCCCCGGGTCCGCACCCAGGGCCTCCAGGTGCTCAACCTGACGGAGCTGCCGGGGCTGGTGATCTTCACCCCCATCTTCGGGCTCATGCAGTTCGAGTACGGCTACGAGACGGTGTTCCTCTTCGCCGCTCCGCTGGTGGCGATCGGGGGCCTCGTTGCTGCCACCGCGGGCGGGTTCTTCGAGCTCGACATCCGGGCATCGTTCGCCACCGCTGTGGCCGATCGCGAGTGGCGCGAGGCCAAGGCCGCCGGTCGGGCCAAGATGCTCGTGTGCCGCGGGGTCGAGGTCGACTACGACGGCGTGAAGGTCCTCTTCGGCGTCGACCTCGACGTGGAGGAGGGCGAGATCGTGGCCCTCCTCGGCACCAACGGCGCCGGCAAGTCGACCCTGCTGCGGGCCATCAGCGGCTCCAAGGAGGCGTCGGCCGGTGCCATCGTCTTCGACGGGCGCGACATCACCCACATGCCGCCCCACGAGGTGGCCGGGCGCCGGGTCATCCACATGCCGGGCGGGCGCGGGGTGTTCCCCGGGCTCAGCGTGCAGGAGAACCTCCTCCTCGGCGGCTGGCTCACCGACGACGCCGACGAGGTCGCCCGCCGCCTCGCCGATGTCTACGAGATCTTCCCCGTCCTGGCCGAGCGGGCCGACCAGATGGCGAGCTCGCTGTCCGGCGGCGAGCAGCAGCAGCTCAGCCTCGCCCAGTCGTTCCTGGCCGACCCGAAGCTGCTGATGATCGACGAGCTCTCCCTCGGGCTGTCGCCCGTCGCGGTGGGTGCCCTCATCGAGATCGTCCGGGAGATCCACCGGCGGGGCGTGACCGTGATCGTGGTGGAGCAGTCGGTCAACGTGGCGCTGACGCTGGCCGACCGCGCCGTGTTCATGGAGAAGGGCGAGGTTCGCTTCTCGGGCCCCACCTCCGAGCTGCTGGCCCGTCCCGACATCCTCCGCGCTGTCTACGTCAAGGGCACCGGCGCCCTCACCGACGGCCCCCTGCGGGCCGGCACCAAGGTGGGAGGCGATGCAGGAGAGGTCCGCAAGGTCCTCGAGGTCGAGGGCCTGGTGAAGCGCTTCGGCGGCATCACCGCGGTCAACGGTGCCAGCTTCCATCTCGGTGAGGGCGAGGTGCTCGGCCTCATCGGCCCCAACGGCGCCGGCAAGACCACCATCTTCGACATGATCAGCGGCCAGCTGCGCCCAGACGAGGGGATCATCCGCCTCGACGGGGTCGACATCACGTCGATGAGCCCCGAGGAGCGTGCCCGCCGCAAGCTGGTTCGGCGCTTCCAGGACGCCAGGATGTTCCCGTCGCTCACCGTCTTCGAGACCCTCCTGGTGGCACTGGAGCAGCGCCTCGAGGTCAAGAGCACCGCGCTCAACGCTGTGGCGATGCCTCGCGCGCGCGCCGCCGAGCGGCGCCTGCGGGTCCGGGCCGAGCGCCTGATCGAGCTCCTCGAGCTCGGGCAGTACCGCGACGCCTTCGTCAAGGAGCTCTCCACCGGCCTGCGGCGCATCGTCGACCTGGCGTGCGTGCTGGCTGCCGAACCCCGCGTGCTGCTGCTCGACGAGCCCTCGTCGGGCATCGCCCAGCGCGAGGCCGAGGGCCTCGTCCCCCTCCTCAAGCGCATCCGGTACGAGACCGGGTGCAGCCTGCTGATCATCGAGCACGACATGCCGCTCATCTCCGCCGTCTCCGACGAGCTGGTCGCGCTCGACCAGGGTGCCGTCGTGCTGCGTGGCACTCCCGAGGTCGTCCTCGAGGACGAGCGCGTCATCACCTCGTACCTCGGCACCTCCGAGGCCGCCGTCAACCGTTCCGGGAGCCTCTCATGA
- a CDS encoding ABC transporter permease, translating into MSLATQLPAGSSRRKVVVAVALVAALFVFTQLVLPGSGAGRGTPAAILFGGLVAGLVNALTATGLILLYRTQRIINFAQASLGVAGAVLVFEFVRYTAVPFPIAFVLGLALAGGVGFLAGLLALRFASAPRLVLTVFTILVAVFLAELSQSVAGLPFFPPADERTSTEFLGIGDIQAFLPFPGLSFQVGDLPITFGFAHLFAIYVSVFALLALAAFFRFTRAGIAVRGLAENRERAALLGISVGGLSCTVWALSGVLAGASVTLTGALVSPGAATGFAPAILLPALAAAVLGRMRSLPITVAAAVGLSIFNQAMLWSLDDSARSIVQVTFFLVIAVGLFTQRRTMLRSEDGDASSWEATEETRPIPVQLAAIPGVRFTRYALIFVGLAVLVLYPFVVSAGAQNLGGVIALQAIVVLSLIVLTGWAGQVSLGQFAFVAIGAVVGGALSGRVGIPFWFAAPMAAAVTGALAAAVGVPALRVKGLMLLVSTFAFAVAVRAVLFEERFFGWLLPGTVPRPRLLVFDFDDERSMYFLCLASLLLAVVVVVNLRRSRFGRVLIALRENEANAQAFGVSALRMKLLAFGVSGGMAGFAGAVLATQAGAVTADSFGVQASIDVFIISIFGGVSSIPGALLGTAYFLGLRFFFTNALFLAFLTVGIPLYLLYVAPGGLASLIVKLRDAVLRIVAQRRQLVVPSLFDGQDTDDPDSLLIPLGEPLPGAGLSVVGARRYTADSELYGSKATRTATVHVAADTAALGAAAQAMSDLELERELDDDRTTVTEGAR; encoded by the coding sequence GTGAGCCTCGCCACCCAGCTTCCCGCGGGGTCCAGTCGACGGAAGGTCGTCGTCGCCGTCGCCCTGGTGGCGGCCCTCTTCGTGTTCACCCAGCTCGTCCTGCCCGGCAGTGGCGCCGGTCGGGGCACGCCGGCGGCGATCCTCTTCGGCGGCCTGGTCGCCGGCCTGGTCAACGCCCTCACCGCCACCGGGCTCATCCTCCTCTACCGCACGCAGCGCATCATCAACTTCGCCCAGGCGTCGCTCGGGGTCGCAGGCGCCGTGCTCGTCTTCGAGTTCGTGCGCTACACCGCCGTGCCGTTCCCGATCGCCTTCGTGCTCGGGCTGGCCCTGGCCGGCGGGGTCGGCTTCCTCGCCGGCCTCCTCGCCCTCCGCTTCGCCTCCGCCCCGCGCCTGGTGCTGACGGTATTCACCATCCTCGTCGCGGTGTTCCTCGCAGAGCTGAGCCAGTCGGTGGCGGGGCTGCCCTTCTTCCCCCCGGCCGATGAGCGCACGAGCACCGAGTTCCTCGGTATCGGCGACATCCAGGCGTTCCTTCCGTTCCCGGGGCTCAGCTTCCAGGTCGGCGACCTGCCCATCACCTTCGGCTTCGCCCACCTCTTCGCCATCTACGTGTCGGTCTTCGCCCTGCTCGCCCTGGCGGCGTTCTTCCGGTTCACCCGGGCGGGCATCGCCGTGCGCGGCCTGGCCGAGAACCGCGAGCGGGCCGCTCTGCTCGGCATCAGCGTGGGCGGGCTGTCGTGCACGGTCTGGGCCCTCTCGGGGGTGCTGGCCGGCGCCAGCGTGACGCTCACCGGGGCGCTCGTGTCGCCCGGCGCGGCGACTGGCTTCGCCCCCGCCATCCTCCTGCCGGCGCTGGCGGCGGCGGTGCTCGGCCGGATGCGCAGCCTGCCGATCACCGTGGCGGCCGCCGTCGGGCTGAGCATCTTCAACCAGGCCATGCTCTGGAGCCTCGACGACAGCGCGCGGTCGATCGTCCAGGTCACCTTCTTCCTCGTCATCGCCGTCGGCCTCTTCACCCAGCGCCGGACGATGCTCCGCAGCGAGGACGGTGACGCCTCCTCCTGGGAGGCCACCGAGGAGACCCGTCCCATCCCCGTGCAGCTGGCGGCGATCCCCGGGGTCCGGTTCACCCGCTACGCCCTGATCTTCGTCGGACTCGCGGTGCTGGTGCTCTACCCCTTCGTGGTCTCGGCTGGCGCCCAGAACCTCGGGGGCGTCATCGCCCTGCAAGCCATCGTGGTGCTCTCGCTGATCGTGCTCACCGGCTGGGCCGGCCAGGTCAGCCTGGGCCAGTTCGCCTTCGTCGCCATCGGGGCAGTGGTCGGTGGCGCCCTGAGCGGACGGGTGGGCATCCCGTTCTGGTTCGCCGCGCCGATGGCGGCCGCGGTCACCGGGGCACTCGCGGCTGCGGTGGGTGTGCCTGCCCTGCGGGTCAAGGGCCTGATGCTGCTGGTGAGCACGTTCGCCTTCGCGGTGGCCGTCCGGGCGGTGCTCTTCGAGGAGCGCTTCTTCGGGTGGCTCCTACCAGGCACGGTGCCACGGCCCCGCCTCCTCGTGTTCGACTTCGACGACGAGCGCAGCATGTACTTCCTGTGCCTGGCCAGCCTCCTCCTGGCCGTGGTCGTGGTGGTGAACCTGCGCCGCAGCCGCTTCGGTCGCGTGCTCATCGCCCTCCGCGAGAACGAGGCCAACGCCCAGGCGTTCGGCGTCTCGGCGCTGCGGATGAAGCTGTTGGCCTTCGGCGTCTCGGGGGGGATGGCCGGCTTCGCCGGCGCCGTCCTCGCCACACAGGCGGGCGCCGTGACCGCCGACTCCTTCGGCGTCCAGGCGAGCATCGACGTGTTCATCATCAGCATCTTCGGGGGAGTCAGCTCGATCCCTGGCGCGCTGCTCGGCACCGCCTACTTCCTCGGGCTCCGGTTCTTCTTCACCAACGCCCTCTTCCTCGCCTTCCTGACCGTCGGCATCCCCCTCTACCTGCTCTACGTGGCGCCCGGTGGCCTGGCCTCGCTGATCGTCAAGCTCCGCGACGCTGTCCTGCGGATCGTCGCCCAGCGCCGCCAGCTGGTCGTCCCGAGCCTGTTCGACGGCCAGGACACCGACGACCCCGACAGCCTCCTCATCCCGCTCGGCGAGCCGCTGCCCGGTGCCGGTCTCTCGGTGGTGGGCGCCCGGCGCTACACCGCCGACTCCGAGCTGTACGGGTCGAAGGCAACCCGAACCGCCACCGTGCACGTGGCCGCCGACACCGCCGCCCTGGGCGCCGCAGCCCAGGCGATGTCAGACCTGGAGCTCGAGCGCGAGCTCGACGACGACCGCACCACCGTCACCGAGGGAGCCCGATGA
- a CDS encoding MoxR family ATPase — protein MATQARNRRSPVTAKSGGARPAGGAMDAARFKRAFDLVETNVESVIKGKADVVRLALVAVFCEGHILFEDLPGTGKSMLARALSESMNATNNRVQCTPDMLPGDITGSSMLDQRSGDLEFRAGPVFCNVLLADEINRATPKTQSALLEAMAERRVTADGTTYNLPRPFVVLATQNPVEQAGTFPLPEAQLDRFLFKLSMGYMSRESEFEVMFDNAVQLSIDTIEPVIEPAEVQAMISYAGTVEVSDEVGYYVVDLVQATRKDPSIAAGGSPRASIALLRAARVLAASDGRREVYPDDVRAVLRPVLGHRIILNPDAMLRGDDTDAVLERVTAAVRPPVSGKGRALASTASA, from the coding sequence ATGGCCACCCAAGCTCGCAACCGACGCAGCCCCGTCACGGCCAAGAGCGGCGGCGCCCGCCCCGCAGGCGGTGCGATGGACGCGGCCCGCTTCAAGCGGGCGTTCGACCTCGTCGAGACCAACGTCGAGTCGGTCATCAAGGGCAAGGCCGACGTGGTGCGCCTTGCTCTCGTCGCCGTGTTCTGTGAGGGCCACATCCTCTTCGAGGACCTGCCCGGCACCGGCAAGTCGATGCTGGCCCGGGCCCTGAGCGAGTCGATGAACGCCACCAACAACCGCGTGCAGTGCACCCCCGACATGCTCCCAGGCGACATCACCGGCAGCTCGATGCTCGACCAGCGCTCCGGCGACCTCGAGTTCCGTGCCGGCCCGGTCTTCTGCAACGTGCTCCTCGCCGACGAGATCAACCGTGCCACGCCCAAGACCCAGTCGGCCCTCCTCGAGGCCATGGCCGAGCGGCGGGTCACCGCCGACGGCACCACCTACAACCTGCCCCGCCCGTTCGTCGTCCTCGCCACCCAGAACCCGGTCGAGCAGGCCGGAACCTTCCCCCTCCCCGAGGCCCAGCTCGACCGCTTCCTCTTCAAGCTCTCCATGGGCTACATGAGCCGGGAGTCGGAGTTCGAGGTCATGTTCGACAACGCAGTCCAGCTGTCGATCGACACCATCGAGCCCGTGATCGAGCCTGCCGAGGTGCAGGCCATGATCAGCTACGCCGGCACCGTCGAGGTGTCCGACGAGGTCGGCTACTACGTCGTCGACCTCGTGCAGGCCACCCGCAAGGACCCCTCCATCGCCGCTGGTGGGAGCCCCCGCGCCTCGATCGCCCTCCTCCGGGCGGCCCGAGTCCTCGCCGCCAGCGACGGCCGGCGCGAGGTGTACCCCGACGACGTTCGGGCCGTGCTGCGCCCGGTGCTCGGCCACCGCATCATCCTCAACCCCGACGCCATGCTCCGTGGCGACGACACCGACGCCGTGCTCGAGCGGGTCACCGCCGCCGTCCGGCCGCCCGTCTCCGGGAAGGGTCGCGCTCTGGCATCGACGGCGAGCGCGTGA
- a CDS encoding DUF58 domain-containing protein, with protein sequence MTAGTVRPVQPGSARALDRLRAAGDRLADSLGPARLRGLWQDLERRLGLTRSGQIAVLAAVVIWLAARIVAGTAMFLFAYGMVLLLVASFLIAPRRLRVVGERAGLFPRAQEGDRLDVEVRLTAQRRLSTFVIEERVPDRLGSTVTVPITKLANGATVSHRYGLRCSRRGVYQVGPLVAVAGDPLGLAERETVVAEPFELLVHPRVELVSDRPLTRQFEDPPIRPPVSKPWPSGLEFFGMREYVRGDDLRRIVWRASARTGKIMVREAEQGITDHVTVVLDTDRGTHSRDGEGLSESFETAVRAAASLAVRHLREGYEVKVVTNGGPLTRPLRGSTSQLMCLDAMARVELDRQPLSQAIRGLLSGRQRDAHNIIITPHLGIAEAAQLRMLLNTGVSVLVVALLWDNDEHEAETVGRAAGLGCQVVSVRPGDDLASALFQDIGAGNRI encoded by the coding sequence GTGACGGCCGGGACCGTCCGGCCCGTCCAGCCAGGCAGCGCGCGGGCCCTCGATCGCCTGCGCGCCGCCGGCGACCGCCTGGCCGACTCCCTCGGGCCGGCGCGGCTCCGCGGGCTGTGGCAGGACCTCGAGCGGCGACTCGGGCTGACCCGCTCGGGCCAGATCGCCGTGCTCGCCGCGGTGGTCATCTGGCTGGCGGCCCGCATCGTGGCCGGCACCGCCATGTTCCTCTTCGCCTACGGCATGGTGCTGCTGCTCGTGGCGAGCTTCCTCATCGCCCCTCGCCGCCTGCGCGTGGTGGGCGAGCGGGCCGGGTTGTTCCCGCGGGCCCAGGAGGGCGACCGCCTCGATGTCGAGGTGCGCCTCACCGCCCAGCGCCGGCTGTCGACGTTCGTGATCGAGGAGCGGGTGCCCGACCGCCTCGGCTCCACCGTCACGGTGCCCATCACCAAGCTGGCTAACGGCGCCACCGTGAGCCACCGCTACGGGCTGCGCTGCTCGCGCCGTGGCGTCTACCAGGTGGGGCCGCTCGTCGCCGTCGCCGGCGACCCGCTGGGCCTCGCCGAGCGGGAGACGGTGGTGGCCGAGCCCTTCGAGCTGCTGGTGCACCCACGGGTCGAGCTGGTCTCCGACCGCCCCCTCACCCGCCAGTTCGAGGACCCGCCCATCCGCCCACCGGTCTCCAAGCCCTGGCCATCGGGGCTCGAGTTCTTCGGCATGCGGGAGTACGTCCGTGGCGACGACCTGCGCCGCATCGTGTGGCGGGCCTCTGCCCGCACCGGCAAGATCATGGTTCGCGAGGCCGAGCAGGGCATCACCGACCACGTCACCGTCGTCCTCGACACCGACCGCGGGACCCACAGCCGCGACGGCGAGGGGCTCTCGGAGTCGTTCGAGACCGCCGTGCGGGCCGCCGCCTCGCTGGCGGTGCGCCACCTCCGCGAGGGCTACGAGGTCAAGGTCGTCACCAACGGCGGGCCGCTCACCCGGCCGCTGCGGGGCTCGACCTCACAGCTCATGTGCCTCGACGCCATGGCTCGTGTGGAGCTCGACCGCCAGCCGCTCAGCCAGGCGATCAGGGGCCTGCTGTCGGGACGCCAGCGTGACGCCCACAACATCATCATCACCCCGCACCTCGGCATCGCCGAGGCCGCCCAGCTGCGGATGCTGCTCAACACGGGCGTGTCGGTGCTGGTGGTGGCCCTGCTCTGGGACAACGACGAGCACGAGGCCGAGACCGTCGGGCGGGCCGCGGGCCTCGGCTGCCAGGTCGTGTCGGTCCGGCCCGGCGACGACCTCGCCAGCGCGCTGTTCCAGGACATCGGCGCCGGGAACCGGATCTGA